The Novibacillus thermophilus genome segment CCCTTTTTTTTGCATTTTTAATATCTTGTTTGGTAAAGGAGAGAATTCGATCTTATGACAGCTAATGGCGACAATATCAAAGTGAAACCTCACTTGTTGACAGTCAGTTTAGAACCGGAAAACCAGGAAACACCGGTTCATTTCATAAACGAAGCGATCACGCCAGAAGATCTTTTCTTCAAACGGAACCACTTCTCATATCCGACTGCATCTCAAATTCCGCAGTCGATTCGCATCGACGGCTTCGTTCGCCGTAACGTGGACCTGTCCCTTCAGACGTTAAGGTCATTGCCCGCCAAATCACTCGTCGTGCCCCTGGAGTGTGCCGGAAACCGACGGGCTCTTTTTGATCCGGGGGTTTACGGGGTCAGATGGCAAAGAGGAGCCATGAGTCAAGCTGAGTGGAAGGGGGTTTCCCTAATTCATTTGCTTCGCTTGGCTGGCGTCAAAGAGGGCGCGAAAGAAGTGGTGTTCGAAGGGGCAGACAGCGGAGAGTATAAAGGAAAAAGACGCGCCTACAGAAGAAGTCTTCCCCTGGATAAAGCTCTCCATCCCGATACAATCGTCGCATATGACATGAATCGTCGCCCTATTCCG includes the following:
- a CDS encoding sulfite oxidase encodes the protein MTANGDNIKVKPHLLTVSLEPENQETPVHFINEAITPEDLFFKRNHFSYPTASQIPQSIRIDGFVRRNVDLSLQTLRSLPAKSLVVPLECAGNRRALFDPGVYGVRWQRGAMSQAEWKGVSLIHLLRLAGVKEGAKEVVFEGADSGEYKGKRRAYRRSLPLDKALHPDTIVAYDMNRRPIPLKHGYPFRLIVPGWYAMASVKWLQKITVIPDTFEGPFQTDDYVYYPHPESDDGKLPVTFMKVNSLIQYPIDYSVLEKGVHVIKGWAWTGEGTVNRVEVSLDGARTWKSARIRQDASQPYSVAMWTYQWHAVQEGEYTIHCRATNSIGQSQPVQPKWNRLGYGYNGIACVRVKVG